The genome window TGGTCCATTGCCGTTAAGTAAATGAATGGCTTGAACGTAGACCCCGGCTGACGACGACCCTGACGAACGTGGTCGAACTTCATGTGTTTGAAGTTAATGCCGCCTACCCACGCTTTCACGTGTCCATAGCGCGGGTCCATCGACATGAAGCCGGTGTTCAGCAGTCGTTTGTAATAGCGAATCGAGTCCAGCGAACTCATGGTGGTGTCCTTCTCGTTGCGTCGGCCACCGTAAACGAAAACTTTCATCTTGACGGGTTTCCGCATTTCGCGCCAGATGGCTTTCTCATCCGTACCGTACTCAGCTTTCAGTGCTTTATACCGGGTCGTCTGTTTCGCTCGCGCTTCGATAAAGCCGGGCAGTTCCTCGTACTTTTTGGTCTTCGGATTCTTCTTTACCCACGGATTTCGTCCGCGCCAGTGTTCGTAAAACTTTTTCTGCTGATCGCGCATATTGGTCATCACCGCTTCTTCGGCGTAGGACTGCATACGCGAATCAATGGTGGTGTAAATGCGTAAGCCGCTGGTATAGAGATCCAGCTCAGCATCCGGGTTGTCTTCGTTATACTGATTGATGAACGCTTTGATGTCATCCCGGATAACCGACCGGAAATAAGCAGCCATACCCGTGTTCTGGTTTTCGATGCTGAAGTCAAGCTTGATCGGTTTCTGTTTGTACGTGAAAAACTGCTCTTCATTCAGAAATTTATAGCGTTTCATCTGGCTCAGCACAACATTCCGGCGTTGCAGGGCGCGTTCTTCAAAAATACGCGGATCATACCGGGACGGATTCTGCAACATACCGACCAGCAGCGCCGATTCTTCGACACTTAAGCTCCACGGTTCCTTATCAAAATAGGTTTTGGCGGCTGTTTTGATGCCATACGTATTATTGCCGAACGACACCGTGTTCAGGTACATCATCATGATCTCCTGTTTGGTATAGTTCCGTTCCAGCCGAACCGACAGAATCCATTCTTTGGTCTTTTCGATGACCGTCTTGAGCAGCGGCACATTACCAAGCGCACCACGCAGTTTTTCACCACGGGTATCGAACAGGTTTTTGGCTACCTGCTGCGTCAGCGTACTACCGCCCCCTGAACTACTGTTACCCGTAGCGATGCCTTTGATAACCCGAAAGAAGGAGCGGGGATCAATACCCGAGTGTTTGATGAAGCGGGCATCTTCAGTCGCCAATAAGGCTGATACGACATTGGGCGAAACCTGCGTAATCTCGACCGGTGTCCGGTTTTCGACGTAGTATTTACCCAGCAGCTGATTGTCGGCGGTATACACCTCCGAAGCGCGATCACTCTGCGGATTTTCGAGTGCTTTCAAGCTGGGCATTCCGCCGAATAACCATAGAAAATTATAACTGACAGCCAGTATGTAAAAGACCAGCATCGCCAGTCCGAATAAGGCAAACCGCCACAGTTGCTTGATAAAAGTCCGGTAGCGACCGGGTGCAAAATTGATCATTATGGGTGCGTAGGTATTTTCTGTTTGCCAGTTTGCTGCCCCTGGAGTAAGCCAGGACAACAAGCTGGGCACGTTATTTTCTGTTTGCCGTTTGTCGACTGGCAGCTTCCTGCATTTCTTTTACGCGCGGTAAGAGGGAACTGGCCGGATAATCGCGTATAAATTCGGTCAAAGATTGTTTGTAGGCATCGGTTCCCTGGACTTTACCGACAAGAATAACCCGCAACAGGGCCAGTTTGTCTTCCAGCTGCGTACCCGTAAATGTATTGAGCGAGTTTTCCGTCCGGGCAAGCGCTTCCGTCACGTTATTCGCTTTGTAGAGTTCATATATCTGGTTGTAAGTAGCCAGCGCCTTGGTTTCACTGTCCGTAGACTGCTGAGCAACGGCCCGGCCTACCAGTCGTGCATATGAGGTGTTCGGATAGTCAGCCAGTAATTTATCTTTCCAGGGAGACGCCTTACCTAACTGCTCGTTCGAGAGGTGCAGCAGGTAGTACACTTCGGGTTTCTGAAGCGTATTGGGATAGCGGGTCAGCAATTGCTCGAAGGTGGGAATGGCGTCTGCCGGTTGATTGAGCTGGAATTTGTACAGCTTACCTAGCTTATATAAGGCGTTTTCAATGCGTTGATTGGCCTGCGCCTGGGCTTCTTTCGTGAACGGAATCTTGGCATACAAAGCATCTTTCTGCGCCTTCTGGACAGTCGCTATGCCACTACTCCCCAAAGCTGTCTGGGCCGACGCGTTTGTAGCGTCCTGTTGCTGTAGGGGCGCGTTTGGGTTTATTTCGTTAGCCGATGTGCCTCCATTGAGCGGACTATTGACGCCGGCAATGGCTTCCGACGCTTCTTTGTTGCTACGTCGCCAGTTATCTTCAATCGGACGATTGCCCCAACGGGTAGAAAACTCTTGTCGGCCCTGGCTCAAGGCAACGGGATTATACAAAACCCAGCGTTCGTTCGGTTGCAGATCGGAATTGGTTGCACCGGGAACTGTACCGACATTACCACTGGAAGCCCGATCCACAATCTGCTGAGCCAGCGCTGCCTGTGCTTTGTCTTCCTTTTCCTTCTGCGCAATGACATTGTCCAGCAGCTTATCCAACGCGGCCGGGTTCATCTGGGCCAGATGCAGCAAACTATCATCCGTACGAATCGTGGTCTGGTACTGGACGAACTCATCCAGTGTTTTTTTGCGAGTTAC of Spirosoma agri contains these proteins:
- a CDS encoding penicillin-binding protein 1A; translation: MINFAPGRYRTFIKQLWRFALFGLAMLVFYILAVSYNFLWLFGGMPSLKALENPQSDRASEVYTADNQLLGKYYVENRTPVEITQVSPNVVSALLATEDARFIKHSGIDPRSFFRVIKGIATGNSSSGGGSTLTQQVAKNLFDTRGEKLRGALGNVPLLKTVIEKTKEWILSVRLERNYTKQEIMMMYLNTVSFGNNTYGIKTAAKTYFDKEPWSLSVEESALLVGMLQNPSRYDPRIFEERALQRRNVVLSQMKRYKFLNEEQFFTYKQKPIKLDFSIENQNTGMAAYFRSVIRDDIKAFINQYNEDNPDAELDLYTSGLRIYTTIDSRMQSYAEEAVMTNMRDQQKKFYEHWRGRNPWVKKNPKTKKYEELPGFIEARAKQTTRYKALKAEYGTDEKAIWREMRKPVKMKVFVYGGRRNEKDTTMSSLDSIRYYKRLLNTGFMSMDPRYGHVKAWVGGINFKHMKFDHVRQGRRQPGSTFKPFIYLTAMDQGFVTPCSHLTDQPTVFAHGEDNNGGPPWMPKNSNGKYSYRSLSLREALGQSINTVSAQLIKKTRAAEVIDYAHKMGIVSKDLPQNPTLCLGTGDVSVLEMVSSYCAFANGGIRVRPMLILEIRDKNGNVLKSFSADANQVISANRAYEMLYLMRGAVEDPNGTAQRLRTQYKLLEGGNEIAAKTGTTSNYSDAWFMGMTQHLVSGLWVGGDDRSIHFRTIELGQGGRMAMPAWGMYMQKIYADPTLTQYRPEPFRKPNNFKIDCGGFHIDSAQRYIPPKVVPEDEDEILQ